A single genomic interval of Numenius arquata chromosome 14, bNumArq3.hap1.1, whole genome shotgun sequence harbors:
- the SREBF1 gene encoding sterol regulatory element-binding protein 1 produces the protein MSSLAFDDAALEGLAPSLGLSGASDIDTALLSDIDDMLQLINTPDNDFSGLFDSPFGAPDNTVPPGLPPAPGTLGTYLGPSKTPATAPTGSNYPGPPGMAAFTPQPPAPLLPAPAPGVKEELAAVPSSQSQPTVMLAPSFVPASPSPQFSPQPLVGYQNQHSFSAVQPGGAGQAVPSPLPTPQPGQPVALPGPVQSVAPQQLLAPAAPASQPVSPQIQQVPVLLQPHFIKADSLLLTAVKTDTGSAKTSSITSLATSAGGSATPLQVPALVSGGTILATVPLVVDAEKLPINRLAPSGKPVLVQNRGEKRTAHNAIEKRYRSSINDKIVELKDLVVGTEAKLNKSAILRKAIEYIRFLQQSNQKLKQENLTLKMAMQKNQSLKDLVASCSGGAKTETPMEVVKAEVMEMLTPPPSDVGSPSHSSPLSLSGGSSNSSSDSEPDSPLCDHGKVKQEHPLPSPSSQGMLDRSRMALCTFVFLCLSFNPLASLLRGSGAPAPLGSPGTAGPHRSIMAESGTAEEAWGWSQWLWPTLAFWALNVALVLGAVVRLFVCGEPVTRPHSEPSVLFWRHRRQADLDLDRGDFAQGAQHLRTALGALGRPLPASHGDLACSLLWTLLRHLLQRLWVGRWLAARAGGLRPDPPPPAHVRQSARDAAMAYHRLHQLHLAGKQAGGHLLAINLALSAVNLAECAGDAVSVAALAEIYVAAALRVKASLHRCFHFLARPFLCSARRVALSHGGAVPPAMQWLCHPLGHRFFVDGDWAVKGVPRETIYSSAGNPVDPLAQVTQLFREHLLEKALCCVAMPEPSRPAAQGEGRFSNALEYLQLLNGCSDASGVPGPAPSISSGLAAVTGTDPVSKWWASIIGTVIHWLQGDEEGAERLYPLVETMPRALQSSEKPLPRAALHSFRAVRAMLSKQDGSQASLSHCEKASSCLRESLELGSPPKGTIDKAVQLLLCDLLLVTRTNLWQQQMSASQQRSCLYQASAIELRGFQQDLSSLRRLAQTLRPAMRRVFLHEATARLMARASPTRTHQLLDRSLRRRGVQGSKTAGEPESHPTPREHAEALLLACCYLPPSFLSGPGQRVGMLAEAARTLEKLGDKRTLHDCQQMIIKLGSGTTVTSG, from the exons atgAGCTCCCTCGCCTTCGACGACGCGGCCCTGGAGGGGCTGGCGCCGTCCCTCGGCCTCTCCGGGGCCAGCGACATCGACACGGCCCTGCTCAGCGACATCGACG ACATGCTCCAGCTGATCAACACGCCGGACAATGACTTCTCGGGGCTGTTTGACTCACCGTTCGGTGCCCCTGACAACACCGtgcccccggggctccccccggcACCGGGCACCCTCGGCACCTACCTGGGACCCAGCAAGacccccgccaccgcccccaCTGGCAGCAACTACCCAGGACCTCCCGGGATGGCGGCCTtcaccccgcagcccccagccccacttctGCCAGCGCCGGCCCCGGGTGTCAAGGAGGAGCTGGCGGCGGTGCCCAGCAGCCAGTCCCAGCCCACTGTGATGCTGGCCCCCAGCTTTGTCCCTGCGTCCCCCAGCCCCCAGTTCAGCCCCCAGCCCTTGGTGGGCTACCAGAACCAGCACAGCTTCTCCG CTGTGCAGCCCGGGGGTGCGGGGCAGGCTGtgcccagccccctgcccaccccgcaGCCAGGCCAGCCTGTGGCACTGCCCGGCCCTGTGCAGAGCGTGgcaccccagcagctcctggcccccGCTGCCCCCGCCAGCCAGCCCGTCTCACCCCAGATCCAGCAGGTGCCG gtcctgctgcagccccatTTCATCAAGGCTGACTCCCTGCTGCTGACGGCCGTCAAGACGGATACTGGCAGTGCCAAGACCTCCAGCATCACCTCCCTGGCCACCAGCGCCGGCGGCTCTGCCACCCCGCTGCAGGTGCCG GCACTGGTGAGCGGAGGGACCATCCTGGCCACGGTGCCGCTGGTGGTGGATGCCGAGAAGCTGCCCATCAACCGGCTGGCACCCAGCGGGAAGCCAGTGCTGGTGCAGAACAGGGGGGAGAAGCGCACGGCACACAACGCCATCGAGAAACGCTACCGCTCCTCCATCAACGACAAGATCGTGGAGCTCAAGGACCTGGTGGTGGGCACCGAGGCCAAG CTCAACAAGTCAGCGATCCTGAGGAAGGCCATCGAGTACATCCGCTTCCTGCAGCAGAGCAACCAGAAGCTGAAGCAGGAGAACCTCACCCTGAAGATGGCCATGCAGAAGAACC AGTCCCTGAAGGACCTGGTGGCCTCCTGCAGTGGGGGGGCCAAGACAGAGACCCCCATGGAGGTGGTGAAGGCGGAGGTGATGGAGATGCTGACGCCACCGCCCTCAGACGTGGGCTCACCATCCCACAGCAGCCCGCTCTCGCTCAGCGggggcagcagcaacagcagcagcgaCTCGGAGCCCGACAGCCCCCTCTGCGACCACGGCAAG GTGAAGCAGGAGCACCCCCTGCCCTCGCCCAGCAGTCAGGGCATGCTGGACCGCTCCCGCATGGCCCTCTGCACCTTCGTCTTCCTCTGTCTCTCCTTCAACCCCCTGGCCTCCCTCCTGCGGGGCTCCGGTGCCCCGGCCCCTCTGGGGAGCCCAGGCACCGCTGGTCCCCACAGGAGCATCATGGCAGAGTCTGGCACTGCGG aGGAGGCGTGGGGGTGGTCGCAGTGGCTGTGGCCCACGCTGGCCTTCTGGGCGCTGAACGTGGCGCTGGTGCTGGGGGCGGTGGTGCGGCTCTTCGTCTGCGGGGAGCCCGTCACCCGCCCCCACTCCGAGCCCTCCGTCCTCTTCTGGCGGCACCGACGACAGGCTGACCTCGACCTCGACCGG ggggacttTGCCCAGGGTGCCCAGCACCTGCGGACGGCGCTGGGGGCGCTGGGGCGGCCGCTGCCCGCCTCCCACGGGGACCTGgcctgcagcctgctctggaCCCTGCTGCGCCACCTGCTCCAGCGCCTCTGGGTGGGACGCTGGCTGGCTGCCCGCGCCGGGGGGCTGCGTCCCgaccccccgccgcccgcccacGTCCGTCAGAGCGCCCGCGACGCCGCCATGGCTTACCACCGCCTGCACCAGCTCCACCTCGCCG GGAAGCAGGCGGGGGGGCACCTCCTGGCCATCAACCTGGCGCTGAGTGCCGTCAACCTGGCCGAGTGCGCCGGCGATGCCGTCTCCGTGGCCGCCCTGGCTGAGATCTACGTGGCGGCGGCTCTACGGGTCAAGGCCAGCCTGCACCGCTGCTTCCACTTCTTGGCT CGCCCCTTCCTCTGCAGCGCCCGGCGGGTGGCCCTGTCCCACGGCGGGGCCGTGCCCCCCGCCATGCAGTGGCTCTGCCACCCCTTGGGCCACCGATTCTTCGTCGATGGGGACTGGGCTGTCAAGGGGGTCCCGAGGGAGACCATCTACAGCTCTGCTGGCAACCCAG TGGACCCGCTGGCGCAGGTGACCCAGCTCTTCCGCGAGCACCTCCTGGAGAAGGCGCTGTGCTGCGTGGCCATGCCTGAGCCCAGCCGCCCCGCTGCCCAGGGAGAGGG GCGCTTTTCCAATGCTCTCGAGTACCTCCAGCTCCTCAATGGCTGCTCCGATGCCAGCGGCGTGCCTGGCCCCGCGCCCTCCATCAGCTCCGGCTTGGCAGCTGTCACAG GCACCGACCCCGTGTCCAAGTGGTGGGCGTCCATCATTGGCACAGTTATTCACTGGCTGCAGGGAGACGAGGAGGGGGCCGAGCGCCTCTACCCGCTGGTGGAGACCATGCCCCGGGCGCTGCAGAGCTCTGA GAAGCCCCTGCCCCGTGCCGCCCTGCATTCCTTCAGGGCCGTCCGCGCCATGCTGAGCAAGCAGGACGGGAGCCAGGCCAGCCTGAGCCACTGCGAGAAGGCCAGCAGCTGCCTGCGGGAGAGCCTGGAGCTCGGCAGCCCCCCCAAGGGCACCATCGACAAG GCGGTCCAGCTCCTGCTGTGCGACCTGCTCCTCGTCACCCGCACCAAcctgtggcagcagcagatgaGTGCCAGCCAGCAGCGCAGCTGCCTCTACCAGGCCTCCGCCATCGAGCTCCGTGGCTTCCAGCAGGACCTCAGCAGCCTGCGGCGCCTGGCCCAGACCCTCCGCCCCGCCATGCGCCGG GTGTTCCTGCACGAAGCCACCGCCAGGCTCATGGCCCGGGCCAGCCCCACGCGCACCCACCAGCTGCTGGACCGCAGCCTGCGGAGGAGAGGGGTGCAGGGCAGCAAAACAG CCGGCGAGCCCGAGAGCCACCCCACGCCACGGGAGCACGCCGAGGCGCTGCTGCTGGCCTGCTGCTACCTCCCACCCAGCTTCCTCTCGGGTCCGGGCCAGCGCGTGGGCATGCTGGCCGAGGCCGCCCGCACCCTGGAGAAGCTGGGCGATAAACGGACGCTGCACGACTGCCAGCAGATGATCATCAAGCTGGGCAGCGGCACCACCGTCACATCGGGCTAG